AAACCTATCTCAGCCCGGTCGACGCCGCGTTCCTGCGCATGGAATCCAAGCGCACACCCATGCATGTGGGCGCGCTGATGACCTTCCGCCTGCCCGCCAAGGCGCCGCCTGACTTCCTGCGCCGCCTGCTCGACAAGATGCGCGAGCAGCCTTTCATGCCGCCGCCCTTCGACTGCCGGCTGGCGCGCGGGCGCCTGGCGCGCGTGGCGCCGGCCTGGGAAAAAACCGAGGTGGAGATGGACTACCACCTGCGCCATTCGGCCCTGCCCTATCCCGGCGGCGAGCGCGAACTGGGCATCCTGGTGGCGCGTCTGCATTCGCACCCGCTCGATATGTCGCGGCCGCTGTGGGAATGCCACCTGATCGAAGGGCTCGAGAACAGGCGCTTTGCGCTGTACTTCAAGGCCCATCACTGCGCCATCGACGGCGTGGGCGCGATGCGCATGGTGCAGAAGTGGCTGTCCAGGGATCCGAACGAAGACAGGCCGATGGGACCCTGGATTCTGGCCGCGAAGCCCGCCGACGGTACCGACGAGGAAACACCGTCGTCGCTGCTGCAGCGCATGAAGAAGCCGGCGCGCACTGCCGCCGAACAGGCCAAGGCCCTGAAGGAACTGGTCAGCGGCCTGCGCAAGATGGCGCAGGGCGAGGACAGCGGCGCGCGCATGGCGCTGCATACGCCGCGCAGCCTGTTCAACGTGCGCGTTTCCCAGCAGCGGCGCCTGGGCACGCAGATACTCGAGCTGCCGCGCATCAAGGCGCTGGCGGTCGCCACCGGTACGACCGTGAACGACGTGTGTCTGGCCATCGTCGGCGGCACCGTGCGGCGCTACCTGATCGAGCAGGATGCGCTGCCGGAGAAATCGCTGCTGGCCTCGGTGCCGATGGGCCTGACGCGGCCCGACGGCAAGCCGGGCAATGCCGTGGCCGGCTTCGTCGTGCCGCTGGGCACCGACCTGAAGAGCCCGCGCGAACGCCTGGACCTCATCCACCGCGTGACCACGCGCAGCAAGAACGAATTGCAGGAGATGACGCCGACCGCGCTGATGCAGTTCGCGCTTTTGGGCCTGTCGCCGCTGATCCTCGGCCAGATGACGGGTACGCTGGCCAAGCTGCCGCCGTTCTTCAACTTCGTGGTGTCGAACGTGGTGCTGTCGCGCGAGCCGCTGTACCTGATGGGCGCGGAGCTGGAGGCGATGTATCCCGTGTCCTTCCTGTTCGACGGCTATGCGCTGAACATCACGCTGGTCGGCTACAACGATCGCATCGCCGTCGGCTTCCTCGGCGACCGCGATGCCATCCCCAGCCTGCAGCGCATGGCGGTGTACAGCCGGGATGCGCTGGCCGAACTGGAGAAGGCCTGCGGCATCAGCGCGAAAAAGACCGAGAAGAGAAAAACCAGGAAAGCCCCCGGCTAGCTACAGTAAGGAAACTCTGATTAATTGCTTTCGTCATTCCGGCGAAAGCCGGAATCCAGCGACTTTCAAGGCTCTGGACCCCGGCTTTCGCCGGGGTGACGGAATAGAACAAAGGTTCCCTAAACTTGTCCGGCGGGAATGCGGGCGATCAGCCCGTCCATCTCCTCGGTGAGCTTGATCTGGCAGGACAGCCGGCTCAGGGGCCCCGGTTCGACCGCGCCCTCCAGCATGCCCTGCTCCATCTCGTCGGCCGGCGGCAGCTGCGAGAACCAGGGCTCGTCCACGTACACATGGCAGGTGGCGCAGGAACAGCAGCCGCCGCATTCGCCGATGATCCCGGGAACGAAATTCGTGGTGGCCGCCTCCATCACCGACTGGCCGACGCTGCCCTCGACTTCCTGGCTGGCGCCGTCCGGCTGGATGAAGATGACTTTGGGCATGGCCGCGAGTATCAGGCGGCCAGGGTTTTCAGCGCAACCGACTCGTCGGCCAGCTGCGCGGGGTCCAGCCGCGTGCGCGCCGCCACCAGCTTCTTCGCGAACATGAAGTCCTGCGGCCGGCTGACGGTGTCGGCGGCGATCAGCTGCCCCTCGCGCAGGTAGAAGGCGGCGAAGGACCGCTGCGTGGCCGGGTCGCCGCGCAACACCAGCTGGTCGTAGCCGGCCGAGAGCCCCGCCATCTGCAGCTTGATGTCGTACTGGTCCGACCAGAACCAGGGCACGGTCCGGTAGGGCGCATCCTTGCCCAGCATGGCCTGCGCGGCGGCGCGGCCCTGCTCCATTGCGTTCTGCACCGACTCCAAGCGGATACGACGGCCGAGGAAGGCATTGGGATGGTTGGTACAGTCACCGGCGGCGACGATGTCGGGATCGGAGCTGCGCGTGTACTCATCCACCACGATGCCGTTGTCCACCGCCAGGCCCGCGGCCTGCGCCAGCTCGACGTTCGGGATCAGGCCGATGCCGACCACGACGAAGTCGGCGGCCACGCGCTCGCCGCCATCGAGCACGACGTGGGTGACCTCGGGTTCGCCTTCCAGCGCCGTCACCTGCACACCGGTGCGCAGGTCCACGCCGGCCTCGCGGTGGATACGCTCGAAGAAGGCCGAGATCTCCGGCACCGTGACCCGCGCCAGCACGCGCGGCAGGCCTTCCAGTACCGTGACCTTGAGCCCGAGCTTGACCGCCACCGCGGCGGTTTCCAGGCCGATGAAGCCGCCGCCGATCACCACCATGCGCCTGCCCGGCGCGATCCGCGCGCGGATGGCGTCCACGTCGGCGATGGTGCGCAGCAGGTGTACGTTCGGGCGATTGGCGCCCGGCAGGTTCAGCGGGCGCGCGCGGCCGCCGATGGCCAGGGCGAGCTTGTCGTAGGCCAGCGTCGTGCCGTTCGACAGCGCCACCGTCTTCGCGGCGCGGTCGATGCGCTCGACGCGGGTATTGCCGATGAACTCGACCCGGATCTTGTCCAGGCTGGCCTGCGGCAGGACGTAGAGGCTCTCCAGCTTCGCGCTGCCGGCGAAATAGGCCTTGGACAGCGGCGGG
This Nevskiales bacterium DNA region includes the following protein-coding sequences:
- a CDS encoding FAD-dependent oxidoreductase, which translates into the protein PPLSKAYFAGSAKLESLYVLPQASLDKIRVEFIGNTRVERIDRAAKTVALSNGTTLAYDKLALAIGGRARPLNLPGANRPNVHLLRTIADVDAIRARIAPGRRMVVIGGGFIGLETAAVAVKLGLKVTVLEGLPRVLARVTVPEISAFFERIHREAGVDLRTGVQVTALEGEPEVTHVVLDGGERVAADFVVVGIGLIPNVELAQAAGLAVDNGIVVDEYTRSSDPDIVAAGDCTNHPNAFLGRRIRLESVQNAMEQGRAAAQAMLGKDAPYRTVPWFWSDQYDIKLQMAGLSAGYDQLVLRGDPATQRSFAAFYLREGQLIAADTVSRPQDFMFAKKLVAARTRLDPAQLADESVALKTLAA
- a CDS encoding wax ester/triacylglycerol synthase family O-acyltransferase, producing the protein MTKTYLSPVDAAFLRMESKRTPMHVGALMTFRLPAKAPPDFLRRLLDKMREQPFMPPPFDCRLARGRLARVAPAWEKTEVEMDYHLRHSALPYPGGERELGILVARLHSHPLDMSRPLWECHLIEGLENRRFALYFKAHHCAIDGVGAMRMVQKWLSRDPNEDRPMGPWILAAKPADGTDEETPSSLLQRMKKPARTAAEQAKALKELVSGLRKMAQGEDSGARMALHTPRSLFNVRVSQQRRLGTQILELPRIKALAVATGTTVNDVCLAIVGGTVRRYLIEQDALPEKSLLASVPMGLTRPDGKPGNAVAGFVVPLGTDLKSPRERLDLIHRVTTRSKNELQEMTPTALMQFALLGLSPLILGQMTGTLAKLPPFFNFVVSNVVLSREPLYLMGAELEAMYPVSFLFDGYALNITLVGYNDRIAVGFLGDRDAIPSLQRMAVYSRDALAELEKACGISAKKTEKRKTRKAPG
- a CDS encoding 2Fe-2S iron-sulfur cluster-binding protein yields the protein MPKVIFIQPDGASQEVEGSVGQSVMEAATTNFVPGIIGECGGCCSCATCHVYVDEPWFSQLPPADEMEQGMLEGAVEPGPLSRLSCQIKLTEEMDGLIARIPAGQV